In a genomic window of Gracilinanus agilis isolate LMUSP501 unplaced genomic scaffold, AgileGrace unplaced_scaffold3809, whole genome shotgun sequence:
- the LOC123255036 gene encoding vacuolar protein sorting-associated protein 4A yields the protein SGWEPWVIFAFQKAIDLVTKATEEDKAKNYEEALRLYQHAVEYFLHAIKYEAHSDKAKESIRGKCMQYLDRAEKLKDYLRNKDKQSKKPVKEAPNDSKGSDSDSEGENPEKKKLQEQLMGAIVMEKPNIRWSDVAGLEGAKEALKEAVILPIKFPHLFTGKRTPWRGILLFGPPGTGKSYLAKAVATEANNSTFFSVSSSDLMSKWLGESEKLVKNLFELARQHKPSIIFIDEVDSLCGSRNENESEAARRIKTEFLVQMQ from the exons GATCTGGTTGGGAGCCCTGGGTCATATTTGCTTTCCAGAAGGCCATTGATCTGGTGACAAAGGCAACAGAGGAAGATAAAGCCAAGAACTATGAAGAGGCATTGAGGCTCTACCAGCATGCAGTGGAATATTTCCTACATGCAATCAAAT atgaggcaCATAGTGACAAAGCAAAGGAGAGCATCCGAGGGAAATGTATGCAGTACCTGGACCGAGCTGAGAAGCTAAAGGATTACTTAAGGAATAAAGACAAGCAGAGCAAGAAGCCAGTGAAGGAGGCTCCAAATGACAGCAAGGG AAGTGACAGCGACAGTGAAGGAGagaatccagaaaaaaagaaactgcaaGAGCAGCTGATGG GGGCCATCGTGATGGAGAAGCCCAACATTAGGTGGAGTGATGTGGCTGGACTGGAGGGAGCCAAGGAAGCCCTCAAAGAGGCTGTCATCCTACCAATTAAGTTCCCACACTTGTTCACAG GCAAGCGCACCCCCTGGCGAGGGATCCTTCTCTTTGGACCCCCAGGCACAGGGAAATCTTACCTGGCAAAGGCCGTTGCAACAGAAGCCAACAACTCCACCTTCTTCTCTGTGTCCTCCTCAGATTTGATGTCCAAATGGCTGGGGGAGAGTGAGAA GCTTGTCAAAAACCTCTTTGAGCTGGCCCGACAACACAAGCCCTCCATCATCTTCATTGATGAAGTGGATTCCCTCTGCGGATCTAGGAATGAGAATGAAAGTGAGGCTGCCCGTAGGATCAAGACAGAGTTCCTGGTTCAGATGCAGG